The following proteins come from a genomic window of Azoarcus sp. PA01:
- a CDS encoding cation acetate symporter, with translation MTTQSAFGRRLRRYYGWYTGSFLAFVGLLAIGEQFGMSPGVIGHVFLFATIAIYAGIGVMSRTSDVSEYYVAGRRVPAVFNGMATAADWMSAASYIGLAGTLYFSGFEGLAFVTGWTGGFVLVALLLAPYLRKFGQYTIPDFLGARYEGNVARIVGLVATVLASFVYLVAQIYGVGLITSRFVSVEFEIGLFVGLAGILVCSFLGGMRAVTWTQVAQYVILIVAYLVPVVILSYKVTGVPVPPAAYGSVLDRLSAKETELFVEPREIEVRERFGQRAADYAAKIAALPDSLEEERRSLIERLNRLRIDNAAAREIAHTERALRDLPKTPDQARATWEQARVEAAGRSRPPPRHAEAHPGDTPEQKRVARNNFLALVFVLMIGTAALPHVLVRYYTTPGVVEARRSVFWSLFFIFLLYVTAPAYAVFAKWEVYNNIIGSSLSLLPNWVASWGKVGMVAIEDINGDGILQLAELRLNTDVILLATPEIAGLPYVVSGLVAAGGLAAALSTADGLLLTISNALSHDFYYKVVNPRASTQRRLVIAKSQLLVVAVIAAWVASLRPDNILFMVGLAFSIAAAAFFPALVLGIFWKRANRAGAVAGMLAGLVVTLYYAVRTHPFFGGSMAQAWFDINSISAGVFGVPLGFATIVLVSLLTRPPSPEIQDLVDYVRYPRLPAEDSEAQPDSVAVRRRSQS, from the coding sequence TTGACCACGCAGTCCGCGTTCGGCCGCCGCCTGCGGCGCTATTACGGCTGGTACACCGGCAGTTTCCTCGCGTTCGTCGGGCTGCTCGCGATCGGCGAACAGTTCGGCATGTCGCCGGGCGTCATCGGACACGTGTTCCTGTTCGCGACGATCGCGATCTATGCCGGCATCGGCGTGATGAGCCGCACTTCGGACGTGTCGGAATATTACGTCGCCGGCCGTCGCGTTCCGGCGGTCTTCAACGGCATGGCGACCGCGGCCGACTGGATGAGCGCGGCCTCCTACATCGGCCTGGCCGGCACGCTGTACTTTTCCGGCTTCGAAGGCCTCGCCTTCGTCACCGGCTGGACGGGCGGCTTCGTTCTTGTCGCGCTGCTGCTCGCGCCTTACCTGCGCAAGTTCGGCCAGTACACGATTCCCGACTTTCTCGGCGCGCGCTACGAAGGCAATGTCGCACGCATCGTCGGGCTCGTCGCAACGGTGCTGGCGAGCTTCGTCTATCTCGTCGCGCAGATCTACGGCGTGGGTCTGATCACGAGCCGTTTCGTCAGCGTCGAGTTCGAGATCGGCCTGTTCGTCGGCCTCGCGGGCATTCTCGTCTGTTCGTTCCTCGGCGGCATGCGGGCGGTGACGTGGACGCAGGTCGCCCAGTACGTGATCCTCATCGTCGCTTACCTCGTGCCGGTGGTGATCCTGTCGTACAAGGTCACTGGCGTGCCGGTTCCCCCGGCAGCGTATGGCAGCGTGCTCGACCGCCTTTCCGCGAAGGAGACCGAGCTGTTCGTCGAGCCGCGCGAAATCGAGGTGCGCGAGCGCTTCGGCCAGCGTGCGGCCGATTACGCGGCGAAAATCGCCGCGCTGCCGGATTCGCTCGAGGAAGAACGGCGTTCGCTGATCGAACGCCTGAACCGGCTGCGCATCGACAACGCTGCGGCGCGCGAAATCGCGCACACCGAACGGGCGCTGCGCGACCTGCCGAAAACACCCGACCAGGCGCGGGCGACGTGGGAGCAGGCGCGCGTCGAGGCCGCCGGGCGGTCGCGGCCGCCGCCCCGCCACGCCGAAGCCCACCCCGGCGACACGCCGGAGCAAAAGCGCGTCGCGCGCAACAACTTCCTCGCGCTGGTGTTCGTGCTGATGATCGGCACTGCCGCCCTCCCTCACGTGCTCGTGCGCTACTACACCACGCCGGGGGTCGTGGAGGCGCGGCGCTCGGTGTTCTGGTCGCTGTTCTTCATCTTCCTGCTGTACGTCACGGCGCCGGCCTATGCGGTGTTCGCGAAGTGGGAGGTGTACAACAACATCATCGGATCGAGTCTTTCGCTGCTGCCGAATTGGGTCGCGTCGTGGGGCAAAGTCGGGATGGTCGCGATCGAGGACATCAATGGCGACGGCATCCTGCAACTGGCCGAACTGCGGCTCAACACCGACGTGATCCTGCTCGCGACGCCGGAGATTGCCGGCCTGCCGTACGTCGTGTCGGGGTTGGTCGCGGCGGGCGGACTCGCGGCCGCGCTGTCAACTGCGGACGGGCTGCTGCTGACGATCTCGAACGCGTTGTCGCACGACTTCTATTACAAGGTCGTCAATCCGCGTGCCTCGACACAGCGCCGGCTCGTGATCGCGAAATCCCAGCTGCTCGTCGTCGCGGTGATCGCGGCGTGGGTTGCGTCGTTGCGCCCCGACAACATCCTGTTCATGGTCGGCCTTGCGTTCTCGATTGCCGCCGCCGCGTTCTTTCCCGCGCTGGTGCTGGGAATCTTCTGGAAGCGCGCGAACCGCGCCGGAGCGGTCGCCGGCATGCTCGCCGGGCTCGTCGTCACGCTGTACTACGCGGTGCGCACCCATCCGTTCTTCGGCGGTTCGATGGCGCAGGCGTGGTTCGACATCAACTCGATCTCCGCCGGCGTGTTCGGTGTGCCGCTCGGCTTCGCGACGATCGTGCTGGTAAGCCTGCTGACCCGACCGCCGTCCCCGGAAATCCAGGATCTCGTCGATTACGTGCGCTATCCGCGGCTTCCGGCGGAGGACAGCGAGGCGCAGCCGGACTCGGTCGCAGTGCGGCGCCGGAGTCAGAGCTGA
- a CDS encoding exonuclease domain-containing protein, which translates to MTARRRFLLAVIVLALLMTGPFVVTALLVWLETREGSRELLIDVIAPHLPLGALMTLMGFVMGIAVLRNLFRRYVQGLLTMGENLNLMLGANREFRVKEDGPPEVRALARYVNALAEQRDALLQDVEAQIARAKESLEEEKNRLAALMSELTQSVLVCNLDGRILLYNNRARTQFRSLSQAPAVANGGELIGLGRSIYGVFDRNLITHALESIQHRLQRSNVQPVAKFVTTTRAGHLLRAQMAPVLSVAQEGVAERSMTGFILMLDDITRNFENESRRDQMLHTLTEGNRAALANVRAAAEMLDYPDLQNELQERFRKVIRDEVRAMSRRLDETANEFADALKARWPLEEMLGADLVAAAQRRIVKVLKVPAKLEEVDESLWVKVDSFSLLQALTYLASRLSDEFEIREVRFRLSGAERLVHLDLIWSGQAMSTETVMSWELEPMRFADENSPLTVRDVIERNDGEMWLEREKVRHRAFFRIVLPAALPQEELDPAAFLHGEARPEYYDFDLFKWSEKSHALEDRLLSELTYTVFDTETTGLDPSKGDEIIQIGATRIVNGKLLRQESFEQLIDPGRGLSPESVRIHGITPDMLAGQPRIAKVLPAFHAFAQDTVLIAHNAAFDMRFLQLKEKLTGLRFDQPVLDTLLLSAVVHPNQESHRLEAIAERLNLTIVGRHTALGDAIVTAEVLLKLIPLLAEKGIHTLGEARRAAEKSYYARVKY; encoded by the coding sequence ATGACGGCACGCAGGCGTTTCCTGCTGGCGGTGATCGTTCTGGCGTTGCTGATGACCGGTCCGTTCGTCGTCACCGCACTGCTGGTCTGGCTGGAGACGAGGGAAGGCAGCAGGGAACTGCTGATCGACGTGATCGCGCCGCACCTGCCGCTCGGGGCGCTGATGACGCTGATGGGTTTCGTCATGGGCATCGCGGTGCTGCGCAACCTTTTTCGCCGCTACGTGCAGGGCCTTCTGACGATGGGGGAGAACCTCAACCTGATGCTCGGCGCGAATCGCGAGTTCCGCGTCAAGGAGGACGGGCCGCCGGAAGTGAGGGCGCTGGCGCGCTACGTCAACGCCCTTGCCGAACAGCGCGACGCGCTGCTGCAGGACGTCGAGGCGCAGATCGCGCGCGCAAAGGAGTCGCTCGAGGAAGAGAAGAACCGCCTCGCCGCGCTGATGTCCGAGCTGACGCAAAGCGTGCTCGTCTGCAACCTCGATGGACGCATCCTGCTCTACAACAACCGCGCGCGCACGCAGTTCCGCTCGCTGTCGCAGGCCCCGGCAGTAGCGAACGGCGGCGAGCTGATCGGGCTCGGCCGTTCGATCTACGGCGTGTTCGACCGCAACCTGATCACCCACGCGCTCGAGAGCATCCAGCATCGGTTGCAGCGCAGCAACGTGCAGCCGGTGGCGAAGTTCGTCACGACGACGCGCGCGGGCCACCTGCTGCGGGCGCAGATGGCGCCGGTACTGTCGGTCGCGCAAGAGGGCGTCGCCGAGCGCAGCATGACCGGGTTCATCCTGATGCTCGACGACATCACGCGCAATTTCGAGAACGAATCGCGTCGCGACCAGATGCTGCACACGCTGACCGAAGGCAACCGGGCGGCGCTCGCGAACGTGCGCGCAGCGGCGGAAATGCTCGACTACCCCGATCTGCAGAACGAGCTGCAGGAGCGGTTTCGCAAAGTCATTCGCGACGAGGTCCGGGCGATGAGCCGGCGTCTCGACGAGACCGCGAACGAGTTCGCCGATGCGCTGAAGGCGCGCTGGCCGCTCGAGGAGATGCTCGGCGCGGACCTCGTCGCCGCGGCGCAGCGGCGCATCGTCAAGGTGCTGAAGGTGCCGGCCAAGCTCGAGGAGGTCGACGAGTCGCTGTGGGTGAAAGTCGACAGCTTCTCGCTGCTGCAGGCGCTCACTTACCTCGCGAGCCGGCTGTCGGACGAGTTCGAGATACGCGAAGTGCGTTTCCGGCTGAGCGGGGCGGAGCGCCTGGTGCACCTCGACCTGATCTGGTCGGGGCAGGCGATGAGTACCGAGACGGTGATGAGCTGGGAGCTCGAACCGATGCGCTTCGCCGACGAAAACAGCCCGCTCACTGTGCGCGACGTCATCGAGCGCAATGACGGCGAGATGTGGCTGGAGCGCGAGAAAGTGCGCCACCGCGCGTTCTTCCGCATTGTGCTGCCGGCCGCGCTGCCGCAGGAGGAGCTCGATCCGGCGGCGTTTCTGCACGGCGAGGCGCGGCCCGAATACTACGATTTCGACCTCTTCAAATGGTCGGAAAAATCGCACGCGCTCGAGGATCGCCTGCTCAGCGAACTGACCTACACCGTCTTCGACACCGAAACGACCGGGCTCGACCCGTCGAAAGGCGACGAGATCATCCAGATCGGCGCGACGCGCATCGTCAACGGCAAGCTGCTGCGCCAGGAATCCTTCGAGCAGCTGATCGACCCGGGGCGCGGGCTGTCGCCGGAGTCGGTCAGGATCCACGGCATCACGCCCGACATGCTCGCCGGGCAGCCGAGGATCGCCAAGGTTTTGCCGGCATTCCACGCGTTCGCGCAGGACACGGTGCTGATCGCACACAATGCGGCGTTCGACATGCGTTTCCTGCAGCTCAAGGAGAAGCTGACCGGCCTGCGCTTCGACCAGCCGGTGCTCGACACGCTGCTGCTGTCGGCAGTGGTCCATCCGAACCAGGAGTCGCACCGCCTCGAAGCGATCGCCGAGCGCCTCAATCTGACGATTGTCGGCCGGCATACCGCGCTCGGCGATGCGATCGTGACGGCCGAAGTGCTGCTGAAGCTGATCCCGCTGCTCGCGGAAAAAGGCATCCACACGCTCGGCGAGGCGCGCCGGGCGGCCGAAAAATCGTATTACGCGAGGGTCAAATATTGA
- a CDS encoding response regulator, producing the protein MAKKILIADDEQNIVISLEFLMKREGYEVSIATDGEEAVARIRAELPDLVLLDVMMPKKSGFEVCQEIKADPALQSVRILMLTAKGRDAEVAKGLALGADAYMTKPFSTKELVERVRSMLAAG; encoded by the coding sequence ATGGCCAAAAAGATACTGATCGCCGACGATGAGCAGAACATCGTCATTTCGCTCGAATTCCTGATGAAGCGCGAAGGATATGAGGTTTCGATCGCCACCGATGGCGAGGAGGCGGTCGCGCGGATTCGCGCCGAGTTGCCCGACCTGGTGCTGCTCGACGTGATGATGCCGAAGAAAAGCGGGTTCGAGGTGTGCCAGGAAATCAAGGCCGATCCCGCGCTGCAGTCGGTGCGGATCCTGATGCTGACGGCAAAAGGGCGCGACGCCGAGGTCGCGAAGGGGCTGGCGCTGGGGGCCGATGCCTACATGACCAAGCCGTTCTCGACGAAGGAGTTGGTGGAACGCGTGCGCAGCATGCTCGCGGCGGGCTGA